From a region of the Synechococcus sp. RS9916 genome:
- a CDS encoding recombinase family protein, which yields MRKYVTYRRVSSTEQGKSGLGLEAQARDIQLFLDNYAESPYEVVGDFVETHTGSDNDRPQLNAAIALAKKTEAVLVVAKLDRLSRRVSFLAALMEEKGLDFKVAQMPYADRFQLHIYAALAEQERAFISQRTTAALQAAKARGIRLGAPVHHIDALAKAKKQRALEDAQKVEGVIVPLRQSGASLRTICGVLNASGARTSKGGVFYPPLVSQMLKRIKAAQMLYN from the coding sequence ATGAGGAAATACGTCACCTACCGAAGGGTCAGCAGCACAGAGCAAGGGAAGAGCGGCCTTGGGTTGGAGGCGCAAGCACGGGACATTCAACTCTTCTTGGACAACTACGCAGAGTCCCCATATGAAGTGGTCGGGGACTTCGTAGAGACCCACACAGGGTCAGACAACGACCGTCCTCAACTGAATGCCGCCATTGCTCTGGCGAAGAAGACAGAAGCAGTGCTGGTGGTCGCCAAGTTGGACAGGTTGTCCCGTCGGGTCAGTTTTCTGGCGGCACTGATGGAGGAGAAGGGGTTGGACTTCAAGGTCGCCCAAATGCCTTATGCAGACAGGTTTCAACTGCACATCTATGCAGCACTGGCGGAGCAGGAAAGAGCGTTTATCTCCCAAAGGACAACTGCTGCCCTTCAAGCAGCGAAGGCAAGAGGAATCCGTCTTGGAGCACCCGTCCACCACATAGACGCCTTGGCGAAAGCAAAGAAGCAGAGGGCACTGGAAGACGCCCAGAAGGTGGAAGGAGTGATTGTCCCGCTACGACAGTCAGGCGCTTCTCTACGGACCATCTGTGGGGTCTTAAACGCGAGTGGAGCAAGGACCAGCAAAGGCGGTGTCTTCTATCCACCACTGGTCTCTCAAATGCTCAAACGAATAAAAGCAGCACAGATGCTATATAATTGA